TCTAAGACTGTGaagtatatactatatatatttgaCTTAAGATAAAGCAGGTAATTATAAAACTTATTTCATGTAATTAGATCTTGAACATGTAATTTGCTATAATGTCTatgattttaaaaactttttagccAATATTTAGAATTAACTAtgtttgggatatatatatatttaccttcatcttataaaatttgttttataaGTGTTGCATATAAAAATTAGGTAATTATTCTGGCTTAATGCATAACTATAGATTTAGTTTGCCTTTATTTTGATGCTTTcaattttagtattttcaattttagtATTTGTTACTACTCGTGTGTCAAGTAACCATTGTATGGGAAGCACTCTTCTAGTCTTGGGATATATTAGTGGAATGAACAAAGATTTGTGCCTTTCTAGCCCTTTCATTAAATCTGGAGTTGAATGGGAAAAGTGATAGAATATAACTCTATCTTTGGAGGTATTGGGAAAAGTAAGTGCAAAAGTAGGAACTTCCTTAGCATTTTATGGTCCTCAATGTGACTGGAGCAGAATGAGAATGGGGAATATAATAAGAGAGCACCAGAGAGGTAGGAGAAGAGTTGGAGAAGATGGATCTTGTAGCAAGTCATTGAAAAGATATGgcttttacttttactttttttttttttttttttgataataaaAAGCACCGGAAAATTTGGGACAGAATAATGGCAAACTCTGACTTAGGTTTTAAAAGTAATATTCCAACTGCATGGATATAAATAGATTGTAGGGAGAGGGGGCGATAGGAGTGAATCAGGGAAATTAGTCTAGTAAAGACTTTTAAGTAAGCTTGGGCCAGAGATAGGGAAGATAGGATGAGGTTATAATAATAAAGTTAGCAGAAATAGGTAAGTTATGAATGTATTTTGAAGATAGGGCCAATAGGAATTTCCTGACATAGCAATTTAAaagcatactttttaaaaattgcaccttttttattttactttattttattttggtactaaggattgaacacagggttgcttaaccactgaacaacatccccagccctttttaaatattagagacaggtctcacttgaGTTGCTAagtttcttgctaagttgctaagactgactttgaactcttgatccacctgcctcagccttccgagcctgtgggattataggtgtgcaccactgcgcccagctaaaTTGCACTTTTTATTAATGAATGAGACAGTTTTGTAAAAAGATATagaacagttttatttttttaaactaattctttgaaatttaattttatattttaattgacgCATGGTAACCGTATCTATGGGGTATAGCATagcatttcaatacatgtatgtaGTGTGTAATGAATGATCAAATCAGGATGATTGACATCTCTTTTTGCAGCCATATATCATTTTTTTGTGTcaggaatttttaaaatcatctctGCTAGCTATTTTGAAATCACTATTGTCAACCATAATCCTATGGTTGTATGTTCTATGTATGCCATAGAACATTAGACATTATTCCTCCTATCTATACCCCTATACCCATAAACCATCCTTTTCATCCCTCTTCCCGTACCCTTCTAAAACTCTGGTAACTACTATTCTGTTTTCTAAAAATGTTTTGGTTTAAGTCctgaattattaaaaaatattttttccactctGAGAGTTCTTGTGtaacttttttttctcttaatttgCAGAAAGCCACTACATGTCAGTAAAATTGCATTAAAGGGGGCATGTAATGTTTGAATGGCCTATTGTAGAAATGGCTTCATTTTGATAGATAATTATAAGAGTTTCATGTATATAATGCATTGTCATTAATTTCTGTTAAGataattattgaaatatttcCTTGAAATAAAACAAGTTTCTAAGGTCATCTTAAAGGCAAAATGAAAGACTGTATACTATTAAAAGCAGTACTAAGATTGGGCATGAAGAGGCTTTGATCCTACCAAATATTATAGTATTGTGTAGGTCATTGCTActtttgtcttgttttttttccaTCAGTAAAAGTAAACATGCTGTTAGAAGTTATGAAACCAAGGTACTGTATACAAAAGCAAAATTACAtcaaaaaaaagagaagatatgCATAGTTGACACAGTTGGATACTAAAAGTGATCATATTTGAAAGATACTTTTTATCTTAACCTATATACAGTTGAAGATAGTAGTCATTGGTTTATTAATGAGAACATAAAAGACAGAAGGGAATTTTTTTATTCTTAGcactgaaattaaaaataaaactactttGGTTAGTTAATGGAGTACAGTTTTGATGTTAGAATCCAGTGgataattaataatataactatccCAGTGTCTAAAATGAAATTCTCTTATAAACCTTTTATGGCCAACTTCATGAGATCTAACTTTATCCTTTAAAGTTTATTATATCACTTAACCATACTAAAAACCTAGCAAAATCCTTTTGAGGTCAGTGTAGCAACAATTTTTTCTAGTCTAGGGTTTCTCAAACGTTtgtgttttaattttgaaacacttcaaactaAATCTTCTGAGTCAAACCTGTAAATTAGGCAAAGATGACACTAGTCGTAGTTGAAAAGAAAAGGCAACTATTTGCCCAACATTCATCTTTCCTACGTCTAGGTGAAAGGATTTTTTCTAccataatttttataaaaatcactGTGTGGTAATTCATATCGTAAGCTCTGGGACTgacttcaaaataccagcaagtagcTTGTCtggcagtgtttttttttttttttttttttaaaaggacttTGGTGTTCACTGTGTGTAATTGACAGATTGTTGTGAATTGGTGAAAACCATAAAACTCACAGAAAactaacttattttttatttgaacttTAATATTCATGATTGGTGGATTGCTACTGTCACATTAATTAGGATGAGTTGAAGCCTTAGTATTAAAATTTAACTTCAATATAATAGGAGTTTGTCTCTTAGATAAAAAGCCTTCCAGTTTTCAGTGACCAATGACAGGGTGAAGAGATCATGTCtcaagctggggttgtagctcagtggtagagcactttcctagcaggtgtgagacactgagtttaattctcagcaccacaaatcaatcaataaataaatgatgtttgtctatcaacaacaaaaaaagatttcTATGACTCCACTTGatcttcatttttataattttaaaacccTTTTTGAAACTCAGAAactttaataatacattttatggTAGAGTGTTTTCATTTCTACTCTTAGCTTTCTAAAGCAATAAAGTATATTTCAGTATTTGGGGATTTATGCTATAAAAGACCAGAGGTGAGTcttatttttggtggtgctgggtattgaacccagggctttgcacaggttaggcaagcactctgcagctgaactacatcctcagccccaagtctTAACTTTTAATGAGTAAAAGTATCCAGAATTATATTGTGTTCAGGTAAGAATATATAAGAAGTATTAATAAAGATGTTACTGTTTTGATAAGGATTAGATTTTAGTTGAaaaatttctttaatatttcaAGTCTTTATCACATAGTGGTGTTATTTTTCTGTTAACCTGTCTGTCTTGTAAACTAGAAGGCAAGAGACAGTCTTAAacatctttgagttctttttagatatagtcTCTGAATTATATCTTAGATGTTTCTTTAATAAAAAGTTGTATTTCATTATATAATTCAAGTGTTGCTGCCATATGGTAATATTTATTCAGAAGTGAACCTAATACACATTTTGTTTTACTATCACGTGGCTGATTGTTAAAATTTAATTGAGGCTGATAGAATTAACTTATAAAAATGTAATAatcttcagttttatttttaaaattattacagTTTTGCCAGAAATATTAGTCAAGCCTTTAAATTATAAGGACAGTTTCACCATTAGTACAGCAAATGTgcactataataaaaataaatgttatctTGCAATTGAGATCAGGGAAGAAGCCAGCaatttggaaggggagagctaatACAGTCTTTCCTTAAAATATTTTGTGTTCTTTTTATATTTGTGTGGGGGGGTCTGCATTGTAAATAATTTTCATATATGTTGATGTACATGACTGAATATATTTTTTCCTATCTGGTTAAGGTTTAGGTGGTAGAAATGACATATTGCTTTTAATTCAGCCTCAAAAGTATATGAAGACTCTCCAaataaaacttaatttttaaaagtgattCATTGCTTACTTGTAAATATATAACCAAAATTAAATTTCATAATTCTTGGAAGGATACTTAATGTGTCTGATAATGTTAAAAATTCTAAAAGATTGTctcaaatatataatcttaaaattatTTAGCTTGGTACTACTCAGAATATGGTCTTAAAGCTATTGATTactctgaaagaaaatacagaaatcaAGAACATTTAGAAACAGTTTGACAATAATTTTATATATCTTGAATCTAATTAAAATGCttggttgtttttttaaatttattttacaatTGGACTTAcccatatgaaaataaaaatctcttcCATCTTAGAGTTTGAAAAGCACCAATCTACTTAACTGCTGTTGTTATTTATATTACCCACCGacctcctctttcttttttttaaatatttatttatttatgtatttttttagttttaggtggacacattattttgtttttatgtggtgctgaggattgaacccagtgcctcatgtatgctaggcgagcactctaccactgagccacaacccctgctccctcctccctttttttctttttctgtttctcccttcgtccctctttttttctttcttgctggGGGTGAAATTcatactactgagctatactctCACCTCTCCATTTATTTCAATCCCCTTCTTTcagtattttttatatttgtttgtttgtttgtttgtttgttggtaccaggaattgaacccaggggcacttaaccactgagccacatccccagccaattttatttagagacatgatctctctgagttgcttaggacctcactaagttgccgaggctagctttgaacttaagatcctcctgcctcagcctcctgagcccctaggattacaggtgtgtgccattgtgccccACTAAATATTTGAATATTCTTAATTTGGGGCATAAAATTTGATAGATTCCATAGAAGTTGAAACTTCCTGAAAAATTTAGATTCTGAAATCTTATTAAATTCATATgaacttttattcatttttatatagtgctgaggattgaacccagtgccttgcatgctaggcaatcactgaactacaaccccagcctgggaATAAATTTTGAGGAAATCTGTAATAGAAAGATTgttggtattttttaaaagtcacaaAGGAGTTGCTAAAATAACCAATGCATTTTAGTTATTACCAACATAGTCTTGCAGAAGGCAGGAAAATTAAGGGAGTGGAAAGGACTAGTTTTTTTCAAATTCACAAAGAGTAATTAGAGGCAAAGCGCACATTTGATTAGTAGGCATTTTAGAGTGAAATATTATGTtaggtttttgtatttgattattTTATTGTCAGGTTTGTcttaaaatttgagagcatttTGCATTTTTAATAGTGAGTCAACTGTTTATGTTGTGGTTTCTTAAAATACATGTAACCTTATAACTAGGATTATTATTAACTTGCATAGTGCTTTTATGAATGTCTTTAATATGGTAATTCAGTCTGAATAATTCATGATAAAGATTTGTCCTTTTCCCCCCTCTTtctaggaagatgatccatatgACCTTGAAGACCTTTGCGCAGAAATGAGGGAAATACAAAGAACCAAATACAATTCTGAAATTTGGGACCTGTATTTTGAGATGATATTTTCAGAATGAGAAGTATACATGGTTACCTTTATGAATGTAGAGACATGAGAAAACGGTTATGatggcaaaaaacaaagagcctcgTCCCCCATCCTATACTATCAGTGTAGTTGGACTCTCTGGGACTGAAAAAGACAAAGGTAACTGTGGAGTTGGAAAATCTTGTTTGTGCAATAGATTTGTTCGCTCAAAAGCAGATGAATATTATCCAGAGCATACTTCTGTGCTTAGCACCATTGACTTTGGAGGACGAGTAGTAAACAATGATCACTTTTTATACTGGGGTGACATAACACAAAATGGTGAAGATGGAGTAGAATGCAAAATTCATGTCATTGAACAAACAGAGTTCATTGATGACCAGACTTTCTTGCCTCATCGGAGTACGAATTTGCAACCATATATAAAACGTGCAGCTGCCTCTAAATTGCAGTCAGCGGAAAAACTAATGTACATTTGCACTGATCAACTAGGCTTAGAGCAAGACTTTGAGCAGAAGCAGATGCCTGAAGGGAAGCTCAATGTAGATGGATTTTTATTGTGCATTGATGTAAGTCAGGGATGCAATAGGAAATTTGATGATCAACTTAAATTTGTGAACAATCTTTTTGTCCAGCTGTCAAAATCAAAAAAACCTGTAATAATAGCAGCAACTAAATGTGATGAATGCGTGGATCATTATCTTAGAGAAGTTCAGGCATTTGCTTCAAACAAAAAGAACCTTCTTGTAGTAGAAACATCAGCACGATTTAATGTCAACATTGAGACATGTTTCACTGCACTAGTACAAATGTTGGATAAAACTCGTGGCAAGCCTAAAATTATTCCCTATCTGGATGCTTATAAAACACAGAGACAACTTGTTGTCACAGCAACAGATAAGTTTGAAAAACTTGTGCAGACTGTGAGAGATTATCATGCAACTTGGAAAACTGTtagtaacaaattaaaaaatcatcccgATTATGAAGAGTACATCAACTTAGAGGGAACAAGAAAGGCCAGAAATACGTTCTCAAAACACATAGAACAACTTAAACAGGAACATataagaaaaaggagagaagaatATATAAGTACCTTACCAAGAGCTTTTAACACTCTTTTGCCAAATCTAGAAGAGATTGAACATATGAACTGGTCAGAAGCTTTGAAGTTAATGGAGAAGAGAGCAGATTTCCAGTTATGTTTTGTGGTGCTAGAAAAAACACCTTGGGATGAAACTGACCATATAGACAAAATTAATGATAGACGAATCCCATTTGACCTCCTAGGCACTTTAGAAGCTGAAAAAGTCTACCAGAACCATGTACAGCATCTAATATCAGAGAAAAGGAGagtagaaatgaaggaaaaattcAAAAAGACTTTGGAAAAAATTCATTTCATTTCACCTGGACAGCCATGGGAGGAAGTTATGTGCTTTGTTATGGAGGATGAAGCCTTCAAATATATCACTGAGACTGATAGTAAGGAGGTATATGGTAGGCATCAGCGAGAGATAGTTGAAAAAGCCAAAGAAGAGTTTCAGGAAATGCTTTTTGAGCATTCTGAACTTTTTTATGATTTAGATCTTAATGCAACACCAAGTTCAGATAAAATGAGCGAAATTCATACAGTTCTGAGTGAAGAACCTAGATATAAAGCTTTACAGAAACTTGCACCTGATAGGGAATCTCTTCTACTTAAGCATATCGGATTTGTTTATCatcccactaaagaaacatgcctTAGTGGCCAAAATTGTACAGACATTAAAGTGGAACAGTTACTTGCTAGTAGTCTTTTGCAGTTGGATCATGGCCGCTCACGGTTATATCATGATAGTACCAATATAGATAAAGTTAACCTTTTCATTTTAGGGAAAGATGGACTTGCCCAAGAACTAGCAAATGAGATAAGGACACAGTCCACTGATGATGAGTATGCCTTAGATGGAAAAATTTATGAACTTGATCTTCGGCCAGTTGATGCCAAATCGCCTTACATTTTGAGTCAATTATGGACTGCTGCCTTTAAACCACATGGGTGCTTCTGTGTATTTAATTCCATTGAGTCACTGAGTTTTATTGGGGAATTTATTGGAAAAATAAGAACTGAAGCTTCCCAGATCAGAAAAGATAAATACATGGCTAATCTTCCATTTACATTAATTCTGGCTAATCAGAGAGATTCCATTAGCAAGAACCTTCCCATTCTCAGGCACCAAGGGCAGCAATTGGCAAACAAGTTACAGTGTCCTTTTGTAGATGTGCCTGCAGGTACATATCCTCGTAAATTTAATGAAACCCAAATAAAGCAAGCTCTAAGAGGAGTACTGGAATCAGTTAAACACAATTTAGATGTGGTGAGCCCAGTTCCCACCAATAAGGATGTATCAGAAGCTGACTTGAGAATTGTCATGTGTGCCATGTGTGGTGATCCATTTAGTGTGGATcttattctttcaccatttcttgaTTCTCATTCTTGTAGTGCTGCTCAAGCTGGACAAAATAATTCCTTAATGCTTGATAAAATTATCGGTGAAAAAAGGAGGCGAATACAGATCACAATATTGTCATATCACTCTTCAATTGGAGTAAGGAAGGATGAACTGGTTCATGGGTATATATTAGTTTACTCTGCTAAACGGAAAGCATCAATGGGAATGCTTCGAGCATTTCTATCAGAAGTTCAAGATACCATTCCTGTACAACTGGTGGCAGTTACTGACAGCCAAGCAGATTTTTTTGAAAATGAGGCTATCAAGGAGTTAATGACTGAAGGAGAACACATTGCAACTGAGATCACTGCTAAATTTACAGCATTGTATTCTTTATCTCAGTATCATCGGCAAACTGAGGTCTTTACTCTGTTTTTTAGTGATGttctagagaaaaaaaatatgatagaAAATTCTTACTTGTCTGATAATACAAGGGAGTCAACACATCAAAGTGAAGATGTTTTTCTACCATCTCCCAGAGATTGTTTTCCTTATAACAACTACCCTGATTCAGATGATGATACAGAAGCACCACCTCCTTATAGTCCAATTGGGGATGATGTACAGTTGCTTCCAACACCTAGTGACCGTTCCAGATACAGGTTAGATTTGGAAGGAAATGAATACCCTGTTCATAGCACTCCAAACTGTCACGATCATGAACGCAACCATAAAGTGCCTCCACCTATTAAACCTAAACCAGTTGTACCTAAGACAAATGTGAAAAAATTGGATCCAAATCTCTTAAAAACAATTGAAGCTGGTATTGGTAAAAATCCAAGAAAACAGACCTCCCGGGTGCCTTTGGCACATCCTGAAGATATGGATTCTTCAGATAATTACGCAGAACCCATTGACACAATTTTCAAACAGAAGGGCTATTCTGATGAGATTTATGTTGTCCCAGATGATAGTCAGAATCGAATTATTAAAATTCGAAACTCATTTGTAAATAACACACAAGGAGATGAAGAAAATGGATTTTCTGATAGAACCTCAAAAGGTCATGGGGAACGGAGGCcttctaaatataaatataaatctaAAACCTTGTTTAGTAAAGCCAAGTCATATTATAGAAGAACACATTCAGATGCAAGTGATGATGAGGCTTTCACTacttcaaaaacaaaaagaaaaggaagacatCGTGGAAGTGAAGAAGATCCACTTCTTTCTCCTGTTGAAACTTGGAAAGGTGGTATTGATAATCCTGCAATCACTTCTGACCAGGAGGTCGATgaaaagaagatgaagaagaaaacCCACAAAGTAAAAGAAGATAAAAAGGTAAGTGATGTTTATAAAGATGTTTGTTTTAAGATAATAGATTTGATATcagtatcaatttaagatttactCATTCAGTAAGTATAATTAATAGCTTATTAGTTTTCTCAGTATTTTGTGGGggcaaatttgttcttttttgtgcTTAATTGGTAGAATTTTGACTTCATCTCCTTCAGCATAAAAATTGTAGGTGGCTTTATTCTTTCAACAGAAACCCAGATatggagtgattttttttttttttttctatttgtaatcctgtttgtgtttttcctttCTAGCAATCAGTTTTGCGATATTAATTTGATTCATTTATTTTACTCAGGGATATCAATATAGGTTTAAAATGCAACAGTTTATAGTCTTGGAAATGTATTAACTTTTCCAGGAAGCTTCTTTGTATATAGTGCTATACTGCCTGAAAACATGCAGAGGGATTTCTTAAATTTGAAttgtagaatttggaccaaatagCAAGTTTTCATCTTTTACATTTTCAATAGATGGTTAATTGATCTGATGTTATGAAGCATGAGAAacccatacatacatatattaaatGTTTCTGTTAAAGTGGTATTTCAATGTATTGAAAGTTTCTCCATCAGTTAATTCCATAGTCATATAAATTATCAATACATATTTACTACAGGTGATTGTTATTTGGCTCAATTAAAGGTATGAATATTTTGATTAAGTTTACTCTAGATAGTTTTCCTGCATATGGTAATTCCCCATTATAGTTGGATAGActgcattttattttctaaatttaagCAACAGTGTTTCTTTTATCATTATTCTTTTCACTAAGcatgtaaactttttaaatgagacccatacttttttttttgtttaaaggtGTTTATTCAAACTccaaatcaaatattaaaatttcagaaAGACTTTAATGTATAAATATTGATACTGCATACTCTCTTTGTGGACATTTAAATAATCACTCCTCTCTCCAATATCAAAATTTCCTTCAACTATAAACTCATATAGcacatacttttaaattttttaaaaaatttttagttatacatgacagtagaatatattttgacatgtgtacatggagtacaacttcccatttttgtggttgtatgtGATATTGAATTACACtggttatatattcatatatgaacataggaaagttttgTCAAAATCatcctactgtctttcccattccccttCCCCGGACTCTGAAACTTTTTGAGCCCCAATATGATACCACacgtggaaaattccacacctgacctcTTATGATGGGTATCAGTTAAAACAAATCTGGGGATAAAGGGTGAAGAGAAGGTAttggggaatgagattgatcaaattatgtacaTGTACttcctactgttatgtataattatttatctaccaataaaataaaatttattatttcgcaGCCCTCCCAAAAAATGCAAATGCACTAAAAACATTGCATAAAATTACCTTAAAACTATATTGTAAGGTGTATATGAAACAAATGAATTTGGTTTTAGGCTTGGGTGTCATCCACAAATATTACATGTATGTGTAAATATTACAAAATGGGAAAATTATGTACATGCAAATATTACAAAATGGGAAAATATTGGAAATCCAAAACATTCCTGGCCCCAAGGAACACAGCCTATATTATGAAAACTACTTGATACTTATTAACAAAAATAAAGCATCcgcagtcttttccatttttaaattgctttttatgtgtgtgtgttttccattTTTGTTCACAAATCTAAATGTTTtggtaactttttattttgatatagtttCCATTAGGGTAGTAGTTGCAGGAATAGTAAAGTTTTTGTACAGCTGTTACACATATTTACCAGTTGTTTACGTTTAGTTCCACTTGCTTGAacagtatatatatttgtttgtatgtttttgtttgttctgaGCCCTTTTAAGATTAAATTGGAGATACTAGACTCTCTGCCATAAAATTCTTCATCATATCCCCCTAAGACAGAACTGTTCTCTTTAATAGCAGTAGTACAATCATACTTTTCCATAGTGCTGTGTAGTCTTTCAGATTATAATTATAGTCATTACATGATTTTTCCATTTAGCAAATTTATCAAAACTGGTTGGTTAGATTTCCAAgtcttactttttaatttatttatttttgtatgggcCAGTTTGCATAAACGAGTGTTTTTTTAGAATAAATATACAGTTGAATCAAATTACTACATTCAAAATGCCTGAATATTTCAGATTGAAATTTATTATTACTATAGTTCTTAGGAGTGTTAAATTTCTCAACTCTTGAACACCTTGAGGAGGACAATGTGCCAGCTTTATGTTCTAGAATGTTTAGCACAGTTCTTAATTCCCTTTAATTAATGATGTTATTTGAATTGAATGTTAGTATGCCTTGAATTGAATTTGGTCTCCTCATACCTGATTATATTTAAATCACTATTTTAAATAGTGATTTAAACTATATTTCATTGGTTCTAAAATCTAGgggtttttttctcatttttgaaaTCTGGACGTGTCCAACATCGATAGCATATCACAATTTAAATGgtgcaggttttatttttattcttttttagagAGAGATAAAATAATAGTGCTGCTAACAATCACTAGCATCTTACATTCACTGAATCTAGTATTTTGTAATTATTTGCTTAGTACCTCTCCTTAATTGGTGTCGGGCTTTTCCTCACTTGCAGTGAAATAGTAACTGGGTTTTAACTCTAGAATTTTAATCAGTGTTCAGTTGATTATACTCAGTCTTAGCTGttttgtagcttttttttttccagaattgcCTTACACTTATAACATTGCTTTAAGTAGTAGATTCATGCTTTTTATTTAAGTttgaactcttttttaaaaatattttttagttgcagattgacaactttttttattgtatttatttatttttacgtggtgctgaggatctaacccagtgcctcacacgtgtcaggcaagtgctctattactgagtaacaaccccaacccctatgTTTGAACTCTTAACACTAAAATGACAGGCCTCAAAACTTTTAGGTCTTAAAGTAATATTAAATCTGGTGTCATAAACATTTGGTTTCtggggctgggatatggctcaagtggtagcgcgctcgcctggcatgcgtgcggcccgggttcgatcctcagtaccacataccaacaaagatgttgtgtccgccgagaactaaaaaataaatattaaaaaaaaaaaaacattctctctctcaaaaaaaaaaaacatttggttTCTGGACCACAGGTCTCAAGAAGATAAACTTAGGTTATAATGCAACATCATAGATAAAAGTTTTATGCCAAAATTATACTTTTGTGCTTTTATTTATCCATAGTGAAATGTCTTAAGACATTTCTTATAAAGGGCCATTTATATGACTATCCATGGCATTTTTCCATTACATTCAGTCATTACAGAATGACTGGAGCACGACTGTACATCTTAGTTTTGCCTAAAAAttgtttttgtattaaaaattaaatattaaatcatCAAAGTTGCTTCTTTCTCAAGAATTTGAAAACTTGTATCCCTTAAAGAGGTGCAATATGGTAGCCTGGGACCCTATAAACCTGTGGTTTGGCCAGGGTTAGGAGAATATTATTAGAACAATTGAAAGAAGCATAGTTCGATGGTCACGATGGTCAAGAACACATGGTCTAGAGACAGACTTAAGGGATTTGAATCCAGGTTCAGCTACTTACTAGCTATGTAACTATATAACTTCTGTGTATGTACATCTGGGAAAATGGAAATAATCATACTTACTAGGGTTGCTATGAGAAATAAGttaatatttatttcaaataGTGCCTGGGACATCgtaaaattgaataaaaattaCTTACGtagacaggcatggtggcatatgcctgtaattccagctatttgggaagttgaggcaggatgattgtaaatttgaggccagcctggccaaCTTAGCAAGATATGTCtcaagataaatttttaaaaggcttatagagttcttgcctggcatgtgtgaagccccgTGTTCAATCCATAGTACTTGCCCCAcccctaaaaaaatatatttttctgtgaTAATGTAATccaaatgtaaatattttatggGAACATAGGATGGAAAGAGACCACCAGTAGTGGGGGTGGTAGTTTTACAAAACTTGATGAAAACAGTATAAATTATCAGTTACAAATATTTTTGTT
This region of Callospermophilus lateralis isolate mCalLat2 chromosome 3, mCalLat2.hap1, whole genome shotgun sequence genomic DNA includes:
- the Arhgap5 gene encoding rho GTPase-activating protein 5 isoform X1, whose product is MMAKNKEPRPPSYTISVVGLSGTEKDKGNCGVGKSCLCNRFVRSKADEYYPEHTSVLSTIDFGGRVVNNDHFLYWGDITQNGEDGVECKIHVIEQTEFIDDQTFLPHRSTNLQPYIKRAAASKLQSAEKLMYICTDQLGLEQDFEQKQMPEGKLNVDGFLLCIDVSQGCNRKFDDQLKFVNNLFVQLSKSKKPVIIAATKCDECVDHYLREVQAFASNKKNLLVVETSARFNVNIETCFTALVQMLDKTRGKPKIIPYLDAYKTQRQLVVTATDKFEKLVQTVRDYHATWKTVSNKLKNHPDYEEYINLEGTRKARNTFSKHIEQLKQEHIRKRREEYISTLPRAFNTLLPNLEEIEHMNWSEALKLMEKRADFQLCFVVLEKTPWDETDHIDKINDRRIPFDLLGTLEAEKVYQNHVQHLISEKRRVEMKEKFKKTLEKIHFISPGQPWEEVMCFVMEDEAFKYITETDSKEVYGRHQREIVEKAKEEFQEMLFEHSELFYDLDLNATPSSDKMSEIHTVLSEEPRYKALQKLAPDRESLLLKHIGFVYHPTKETCLSGQNCTDIKVEQLLASSLLQLDHGRSRLYHDSTNIDKVNLFILGKDGLAQELANEIRTQSTDDEYALDGKIYELDLRPVDAKSPYILSQLWTAAFKPHGCFCVFNSIESLSFIGEFIGKIRTEASQIRKDKYMANLPFTLILANQRDSISKNLPILRHQGQQLANKLQCPFVDVPAGTYPRKFNETQIKQALRGVLESVKHNLDVVSPVPTNKDVSEADLRIVMCAMCGDPFSVDLILSPFLDSHSCSAAQAGQNNSLMLDKIIGEKRRRIQITILSYHSSIGVRKDELVHGYILVYSAKRKASMGMLRAFLSEVQDTIPVQLVAVTDSQADFFENEAIKELMTEGEHIATEITAKFTALYSLSQYHRQTEVFTLFFSDVLEKKNMIENSYLSDNTRESTHQSEDVFLPSPRDCFPYNNYPDSDDDTEAPPPYSPIGDDVQLLPTPSDRSRYRLDLEGNEYPVHSTPNCHDHERNHKVPPPIKPKPVVPKTNVKKLDPNLLKTIEAGIGKNPRKQTSRVPLAHPEDMDSSDNYAEPIDTIFKQKGYSDEIYVVPDDSQNRIIKIRNSFVNNTQGDEENGFSDRTSKGHGERRPSKYKYKSKTLFSKAKSYYRRTHSDASDDEAFTTSKTKRKGRHRGSEEDPLLSPVETWKGGIDNPAITSDQEVDEKKMKKKTHKVKEDKKQKKKTKNFNPPTRRNWESNYFGMPLQDLVTAEKPIPLFVEKCVEFIEDTGLCTEGLYRVSGNKTDQDNIQKQFDQDHNINLVSMEVTVNAVAGALKAFFADLPDPLIPYSLHPELLEAAKIPEKAERLHALKEIVKKFHPVNYDVFRYVITHLNRVSQQNKINLMTADNLSICFWPTLMRPDFENREFLSTTKIHQSVVETFIQQCQFFFYNGEIVDTGNTVAPPPPSNPGQLVESMVPLQLPPPLQPQLIQPQLQTDPLGII